A part of Saccharomyces cerevisiae S288C chromosome XIV, complete sequence genomic DNA contains:
- the PGA1 gene encoding Pga1p (Essential component of GPI-mannosyltransferase II; complex is responsible for second mannose addition to GPI precursors as a partner of Gpi18p; required for maturation of Gas1p and Pho8p; has synthetic genetic interactions with secretory pathway genes), protein MVRPQNVHWFIATIVFFIGFVHANTESILYKVPHNFPLKKPRDSSTYARDVNLISSISLSGEAMSQITIEANTTDLELHNTTYIELADLQRDETYQIKVCWSAIHPISINNLQTITIPRFTEFQGTKSDYARILVTFQVLSDSYPSEHAMVPIQVSLITTRLGIPVDIYPTLIVMVLLVAGLVVTRAPHVLNDLLLKF, encoded by the coding sequence atggtCCGGCCTCAGAATGTTCACTGGTTTATCGCTAcaattgtatttttcatcGGATTTGTACACGCTAATACAGAATCAATCTTATATAAGGTTCCTCACAACTTTCCCCTCAAAAAACCAAGAGACAGCTCTACTTATGCAAGAGATGTAAACTTGATATCTTCCATATCACTATCGGGAGAAGCAATGAGTCAGATCACTATCGAGGCCAATACCACTGACTTGGAGTTGCATAATACTACGTATATTGAACTGGCGGACTTACAGCGAGACGAAACATATCAGATTAAAGTGTGTTGGTCAGCAATACATCCAATTTCCATTAATAATCTCCAAACTATCACAATACCACGTTTCACTGAATTTCAGGGAACTAAGTCAGACTACGCGAGAATACTAGTGACTTTCCAGGTCTTGTCTGACTCGTATCCTAGTGAGCATGCCATGGTTCCAATACAAGTCTCATTAATCACCACTCGGCTAGGTATCCCCGTGGATATTTACCCAACATTAATCGTTATGGTGCTATTAGTAGCAGGGCTTGTTGTTACCCGGGCACCACACGTATTGAACGATCTTTTGCTGAAATTTTAG
- the IGO1 gene encoding phosphatase regulator (Protein required for initiation of the G0 program; prevents degradation of nutrient-regulated mRNAs via the 5'-3' mRNA decay pathway; phosphorylation (S63) by Rim15p increases interaction with and inhibition of PP2A-Cdc55 for timely mitotic progression; can also activate PP2A-Cdc55 complexes and influence Cdc55p localization along with Igo2p; GFP protein localizes to the cytoplasm and nucleus; IGO1 has a paralog, IGO2, that arose from the whole genome duplication) has product MSNENLSPNSSNPDLTKLNNGESGTIDTSKFSPNEMKLYKMYGKLPSKKDIFKHTMQKRKYFDSGDYALQKAGIQNNDPINYGKNNLPLTNPSKLREDIIKRRISTCPSTASTAGVVDNATLIQKEGSISSGPPSSNNGTIGGGSTSSTPVGNHSSSSSSLYTESPIR; this is encoded by the coding sequence ATGTCGAATGAAAACTTATCTCCCAATAGTAGTAACCCAGATTTAACTAAACTGAATAACGGCGAAAGCGGAACTATTGATACCAGCAAATTCTCGCCCAACGAAATGAAGCTATACAAAATGTACGGAAAGCTGccatcaaagaaagatatttttaagCATACCAtgcagaaaagaaaatatttcgACAGTGGTGATTACGCTTTGCAGAAAGCTGGCATTCAAAACAATGATCCAATAAACTATGGAAAGAATAACCTGCCATTAACAAATCCCAGCAAACTACGAGaagatataataaaaagaaggataAGCACTTGTCCGTCAACTGCCTCAACCGCTGGTGTAGTAGATAATGCGACGTTGATACAAAAGGAGGGAAGTATATCGAGTGGACCACCATCGTCTAATAACGGTACTATTGGAGGTGGTAGTACAAGTTCAACGCCAGTGGGGAACCACAGCTCTTCGTCGTCCAGTTTGTATACTGAATCACCCATTAGATAA
- the NSG2 gene encoding Nsg2p (Protein involved in regulation of sterol biosynthesis; specifically stabilizes Hmg2p, one of two HMG-CoA isoenzymes that catalyze the rate-limiting step in sterol biosynthesis; homolog of mammalian INSIG proteins; NSG2 has a paralog, NSG1, that arose from the whole genome duplication): protein MANRGEPDPKKSTESICSLTKPQLYSLYDDDVVRSEDNEIYEELKRSVSIDSTKYSRDQTIDSTFYLAHKVGGSLPRNTVSSNNLERILSASSIHENFPSRTRQTRQNILHYLQAVLILSLSGFAYHELSRNLHDNHLLHPDFASRPLLLGVKLCNWLSNGVLPNWLGYGVEGLLFGSVVPILDNIFQTEVVKSSVHHDSLTSVIRSINAMLGVTFGIRKIQWNSSLQAAGAWGLLNIILWLFFDGSISMLMSCICIGVGCCISCYKDIIDGSQFLYFMDFYFLGSLMFGKLGRYLYSH, encoded by the coding sequence ATGGCCAATAGAGGAGAACCGGATCCAAAGAAGAGCACCGAATCAATCTGCTCTCTGACTAAACCGCAGCTTTATTCATTATATGATGATGACGTCGTGAGATCGGAAGATAACGAAATTTACGAAGAATTGAAACGCTCTGTCTCTATAGATTCTACCAAATATAGTAGAGATCAAACTATTGATTCGACTTTTTACTTGGCCCATAAGGTTGGCGGCTCGCTGCCAAGGAACACAGTATCTTCTAATAATTTGGAAAGGATTTTATCAGCATCATCCATTCACGAAAACTTTCCGTCAAGAACCAGACAAACTcgtcaaaatattcttcattaccTGCAAGCTGTATTAATTTTGTCATTGAGCGGTTTCGCATATCATGAACTGTCCAGAAACTTGCACGATAATCATCTCTTACATCCAGATTTTGCATCGAGACCCCTTCTACTGGGTGTCAAACTTTGTAACTGGCTATCCAATGGGGTTCTGCCAAACTGGTTAGGCTACGGTGTTGAAGGACTGTTATTTGGTTCTGTTGTACCAATTCTggataatatttttcaaacagAGGTTGTTAAGAGCTCTGTCCACCATGACAGTTTGACCTCTGTTATTAGAAGTATCAATGCCATGTTGGGAGTCACATTTGGGATCAGGAAAATACAGTGGAACTCCTCTTTGCAGGCGGCAGGGGCATGGGGGCTTCTGAATATTATACTGTGGTTGTTTTTTGACGGCTCAATATCCATGTTAATGAGCTGCATCTGCATTGGGGTGGGTTGTTGTATCTCTTGCTACAAAGATATTATCGACGGTTCccaatttttatatttcatggatttttatttccttgGTTCTCTAATGTTTGGAAAACTAGGAAGATATCTATATTCTCATTAA
- a CDS encoding uncharacterized protein (hypothetical protein; well conserved across Saccharomyces species; added to genome annotation based on proteomic, translation, and evolutionary evidence) translates to MIGLIVVPILFAIKGIVVGVQKVKKKFGKHSNTKDQKEDKDEDKRQSISQRKQHTEWPIEENRIQRRAPNQSAL, encoded by the coding sequence ATGATAGGGCTTATTGTAGTACCTATTTTATTTGCAATAAAGGGCATAGTAGTTGGCGTGCAAAaggtaaagaaaaagtttggAAAGCACTCAAACACAAAGGaccaaaaagaagacaaGGACGAAGATAAACGACAAAGTATTTctcaaagaaaacagcATACAGAATGGCCAATAGAGGAGAACCGGATCCAAAGAAGAGCACCGAATCAATCTGCTCTCTGA